A section of the Petrimonas sulfuriphila genome encodes:
- the uvrB gene encoding excinuclease ABC subunit UvrB, with protein sequence MQFQLTSEYRPTGDQPEAIKALTEGLRQKVPYQTLLGVTGSGKTFTIANVIAQLNKPTLVLSHNKTLAAQLYSEFKGFFPNNAVEYFVSYYDYYQPEAYIPTTDTYIEKDLSINDEIEKLRLAATSSLLSGRNDVIVVSSVSCLYGIGNPEDFNKTTVDISEGQLLERDHFLRLLVNSLYSRDETAEFSRGNFRVKGDTVDVFLAYHDYIVRVIFWGDEIESIETVDPLTGVTTERLNSYRIFPANLFVTTKERIFRAIDEIQIDLGKQVEFFQSIGKPLEAKRLYERVTYDVEMIKEIGYCSGIENYSRYFDGRLPGTRPFCLLDFFPEDYLTVIDESHVTIPQIRAMYGGDHSRKLNLVEYGFRLPAAIDNRPLTFEEFEAHTPEIIFVSATPADYELEKSEGIVVDQLIRPTGLLDPPIDVRPSLNQVDDLMEEIQLRVEKNERVLVTTLTKRMAEELTDYLSQHDIRCNYIHSDVETLERVKIMDDLRSGIFDVLIGVNLLREGLDLPEVSLVAVLDADKEGFLRSHRSLTQTAGRAARNVNGKVIFYADKITDSMQTTIGETNRRREKQIKYNEQHGITPQQIIKARSSALNKEYTVTAGARAYVEPDYYSMASEPLPEYATADDLKTKIEQTRKAMLSAAKKLEFLEAARLRDQLIKLEDELAEKSNIS encoded by the coding sequence ATGCAATTCCAACTTACATCCGAATACAGGCCTACCGGCGATCAGCCGGAAGCCATAAAGGCTTTGACAGAGGGACTCAGACAGAAAGTCCCCTATCAGACGTTGTTGGGAGTTACCGGTTCGGGAAAGACATTTACCATTGCCAACGTGATAGCACAATTGAACAAACCCACGTTGGTGCTGAGCCACAACAAGACACTGGCAGCACAACTGTACAGTGAGTTCAAAGGCTTTTTCCCAAATAATGCGGTGGAGTATTTCGTCTCTTATTACGACTATTACCAACCCGAGGCTTATATTCCAACTACAGACACTTACATTGAGAAAGACCTGTCCATTAACGATGAAATTGAAAAATTGCGTTTGGCAGCCACTTCATCGTTGCTCTCGGGACGAAACGACGTGATTGTTGTTTCGTCGGTCTCCTGCCTCTACGGAATCGGAAATCCGGAGGATTTCAACAAAACGACTGTGGATATCAGCGAGGGACAATTGCTGGAACGGGACCATTTCCTGCGGTTGCTTGTAAACAGCTTGTATTCGCGCGACGAAACCGCCGAATTCAGCCGGGGAAATTTCCGCGTGAAAGGGGATACGGTTGATGTTTTTTTGGCATACCACGATTATATCGTACGCGTAATCTTCTGGGGCGATGAAATAGAAAGTATCGAAACGGTCGACCCGCTCACGGGAGTGACCACCGAGCGCCTGAACTCCTACCGGATTTTTCCGGCCAACCTTTTTGTAACTACCAAAGAACGGATTTTTCGCGCCATAGATGAAATCCAAATCGATCTGGGAAAACAGGTGGAGTTTTTCCAGTCCATCGGAAAACCCCTTGAAGCCAAGCGCCTGTACGAACGTGTTACGTACGATGTGGAAATGATCAAGGAGATTGGGTATTGCTCGGGCATTGAGAATTATTCACGCTATTTTGACGGGCGTTTGCCCGGAACACGGCCTTTCTGCCTGCTCGACTTCTTTCCCGAAGACTACCTTACCGTTATCGACGAAAGCCACGTGACTATCCCTCAAATCCGGGCGATGTACGGCGGTGACCATTCGCGGAAGCTTAACCTGGTTGAATACGGTTTTCGCCTGCCTGCAGCCATAGATAACCGCCCGCTTACGTTTGAGGAATTTGAAGCACATACGCCTGAAATCATTTTTGTAAGCGCTACTCCTGCCGATTATGAATTGGAAAAATCGGAAGGGATTGTCGTAGACCAGCTGATCCGCCCGACGGGATTGCTCGACCCGCCCATTGATGTGCGCCCGAGTTTGAATCAGGTTGATGATTTGATGGAGGAGATTCAGCTGCGGGTAGAAAAAAATGAACGTGTCCTCGTAACCACACTCACCAAACGCATGGCGGAAGAACTGACCGATTACCTTTCACAGCACGATATACGTTGCAACTACATCCATTCCGACGTAGAAACACTCGAGCGCGTGAAGATTATGGATGATCTGCGAAGCGGGATTTTTGATGTGCTCATCGGAGTCAACCTGCTTCGCGAAGGATTGGATCTTCCCGAAGTTTCGCTTGTCGCTGTCCTGGATGCCGACAAGGAAGGTTTCTTACGGTCGCATCGTTCCCTGACACAAACCGCCGGGCGTGCCGCCCGAAACGTTAATGGGAAAGTCATATTCTATGCCGATAAAATAACCGACAGCATGCAAACGACTATCGGTGAAACTAACCGTCGGCGGGAGAAGCAGATAAAATACAACGAACAACACGGCATTACGCCACAACAGATAATAAAAGCCCGGTCATCCGCGCTAAACAAGGAGTATACGGTTACCGCCGGAGCCAGGGCATACGTAGAGCCCGATTACTATTCCATGGCTTCGGAACCGTTGCCCGAATATGCTACTGCAGACGATCTGAAAACAAAAATCGAACAGACCCGAAAGGCTATGCTGTCCGCTGCCAAAAAACTGGAATTCCTTGAAGCGGCGAGGTTGCGTGATCAGTTGATAAAATTGGAAGACGAACTTGCAGAGAAGTCTAACATATCTTAA
- a CDS encoding formate--tetrahydrofolate ligase, whose translation MKSDIQIARETPLKKVKEVAENIGIDRDEVHNYGPYMAKVPLRLKNQEKIDQSKLVLVTAITPTKAGIGKTTVSIGLALGLNKIGKKAIVALREPSLGPVFGMKGGAAGGGYAQVLPMENINLHFTGDFHAITSAHNTISALLDNYIFRVQGTPHEIKEVLWKRVLDVNDRSLRYIVTGLGPGNGVPLEGGFDITAASELMAILCLAEDEEDLRRRIENILLGYTREDKPFTVKDLGVAGAITVLMKDAIHPNLVQTTENTAAFVHGGPFANIAHGCNSVSATKMAMSYGEYVITEAGFGADLGAEKFFNIKCRKSGLQPKLTVIVVTAQGLKMHGGTPEADIRQPDMEGLKKGLENLSKHLENLASFGQTVVVAFNKYAFDTQDEIDAVAEFCRQRGVRFAVNNAFVEGGQGAVELANAVVEAIEKEPSQPLQFTYSDEDSIRTKLEKIALNIYGARDVVFNEKALRRLKRIDDTPLAKFPVCIAKTQFSFSADPKEYGVAKGFRFKINDIVINQGSEFIVAIAGEMMRMPGLPADPQAKRIDIVNGKVEGLS comes from the coding sequence ATGAAATCAGACATTCAGATTGCAAGAGAGACACCGCTAAAAAAAGTAAAGGAAGTAGCAGAAAACATAGGTATCGACCGGGATGAGGTGCATAACTACGGTCCGTACATGGCAAAAGTGCCCTTGCGGTTAAAAAATCAGGAAAAAATTGACCAAAGCAAGCTGGTTTTGGTTACGGCTATTACACCCACCAAAGCAGGAATCGGGAAAACGACCGTTTCCATCGGCTTGGCATTGGGACTGAACAAAATTGGTAAAAAAGCCATTGTCGCATTACGTGAACCCTCATTGGGCCCCGTATTTGGAATGAAAGGAGGAGCTGCTGGCGGCGGATATGCCCAAGTACTTCCCATGGAGAATATCAATTTGCATTTTACCGGTGATTTTCATGCGATAACATCGGCTCACAACACAATATCGGCACTCCTGGACAATTATATTTTTCGTGTTCAGGGCACACCCCATGAGATCAAGGAAGTGCTTTGGAAGCGGGTGCTGGATGTTAACGATCGCAGTCTGCGCTATATCGTTACTGGACTTGGCCCGGGAAATGGAGTTCCGCTCGAAGGTGGTTTTGATATTACAGCAGCATCGGAATTGATGGCTATTTTGTGTCTGGCGGAGGATGAAGAGGACTTGCGTCGACGCATCGAAAATATTTTATTGGGTTATACGCGGGAAGACAAGCCGTTTACGGTAAAAGACCTGGGTGTTGCAGGTGCCATAACCGTACTGATGAAAGACGCCATTCATCCCAATTTGGTACAAACGACTGAGAATACGGCAGCATTTGTTCATGGAGGCCCCTTTGCAAATATCGCACACGGTTGCAATTCGGTCTCTGCTACAAAAATGGCCATGTCGTATGGCGAGTATGTGATTACCGAAGCCGGTTTCGGTGCCGATCTGGGAGCGGAAAAGTTTTTTAATATTAAATGTAGAAAAAGTGGTTTGCAACCCAAACTAACGGTTATTGTCGTTACTGCGCAGGGACTGAAAATGCACGGCGGAACTCCCGAAGCCGATATCAGACAGCCTGACATGGAAGGACTGAAAAAAGGGTTGGAGAACTTGTCGAAACACCTGGAGAATCTGGCCTCTTTTGGTCAAACTGTTGTGGTGGCATTCAACAAATATGCTTTTGATACACAGGATGAAATAGATGCTGTGGCTGAGTTTTGTCGCCAACGTGGGGTTCGTTTTGCCGTAAACAATGCGTTTGTTGAAGGCGGGCAGGGAGCTGTTGAGCTGGCTAATGCAGTAGTGGAAGCCATTGAAAAAGAGCCGTCTCAACCGTTACAGTTTACTTATTCCGATGAAGATTCCATCCGGACAAAACTCGAAAAAATTGCACTTAATATTTACGGTGCACGGGATGTAGTCTTTAACGAAAAGGCATTAAGGCGATTGAAGAGAATAGACGATACTCCACTGGCAAAATTTCCGGTTTGCATAGCAAAAACGCAATTCTCGTTCTCTGCCGATCCAAAGGAGTATGGTGTAGCCAAAGGATTTCGCTTTAAGATCAACGATATTGTAATTAACCAGGGATCGG